The following proteins are co-located in the Apium graveolens cultivar Ventura chromosome 5, ASM990537v1, whole genome shotgun sequence genome:
- the LOC141659861 gene encoding protein FAR1-RELATED SEQUENCE 5-like, translating to MDLEHNHKLVSPEKVQFFQRSLNIDPMTRSLIELFNKSGIETGKVMKFLSETKGGVENLGFSNQDVRNVIRDIRRRVFDSGDAECGLLLLRELQENIFGNFFYRVDVDDENRVRGLVWVDPRSMNAYKNFGDVVTFDSTYRTNRDETEASYKWVLRTWLEAVDNKPPRTIITDQDITLGNAIAEVMPMPQINHTYCTWHISSKFPEKLSYLYTNYPEFKTEFNACVYKSLTPTEFKGKWEQLVEKYDLEGNAWLNDMYAIRTQWIGAYTKQHFSAGITTTSRSESTNSFFDEYVQSSTSLKEFIENSQKALETQYLKEVKADYDSEQLERRLVLHSSLEMHASEIYTKKMFKRFQKELMKSTCYIVNSVKNNGTYISKLYLVEKATLPENCRRKYRVTVLMYEKIECSCKKFEHSGMICKLIIRYLDKKQKIKIPESLIMGRWTMNGNKIAGPLPYAPPGIGNDGASQPLRYGALCKSFQDLAASGSCSVSQYKYLMGVIDREKRYLKDAFADEERRERTHEAKTQEDYQHDPIFDPSTSKTKGRKKIKRYKSGIKMATSKIKIKPRKCNYCGAIGGEHDARNCPLREEHDRRNF from the exons ATGGATTTAGAACACAATCATAAATTGGTGTCACCGGAAAAAGTTCAATTTTTTCAAAGATCACTCAACATAGATCCTATGACGCGATCATTGATTGAGTTGTTTAACAAATCGGGAATTGAGACGGGCAAAGTAATGAAGTTTCTTAGCGAGACAAAGGGGGGTGTTGAAAATCTTGGTTTTTCTAATCAAGATGTACGTAATGTCATACGTGATATTCGGCGCCGAGTGTTTGATTCGGGTGATGCGGAGTGTGGATTACTTTTGCTACGAGAACTACAAGAaaatatttttggtaatttcttTTATCGGGTGGATGTAGATGATGAGAATCGTGTACGGGGTTTGGTGTGGGTTGATCCTCGGTCCATGAACGCGTACAAGAATTTTGGTGATGTGGTTACGTTTGATTCAACTTACCGGACGAATAG GGATGAGACTGAGGCATCGTATAAGTGGGTTTTGAGGACATGGTTGGAAGCCGTCGACAATAAACCGCCTCGAACAATTATTACTGATCAAGACATTACATTGGGAAATGCCATTGCCGAGGTCATGCCTATGCCACAAATAAATCATACATATTGTACATGGCATATAAGTAGTAAGTTTCCCGAGAAGTTGTCTTATTTGTACACAAATTATCCAGAGTTCAAGACAGAGTTTAATGCATGTGTGTACAAGTCGTTGACACCTACAGAATTTAAAGGTAAATGGGAGCAATTAGTCGAGAAGTACGATCTTGAGGGTAATGCTTGGTTAAATGACATGTATGCTATTAGAACTCAATGGATTGGTGCTTACACGAAGCAACATTTTTCCGCCGGCATTACTACAACTTCAAGAAGCGAGTCTACAAATTCTTTTTTTGATGAATATGTGCAATCATCTACCAGTTTGAAGGAATTCATTGAGAACTCCCAAAAGGCTTTGGAGACACAATATCTGAAGGAGGTTAAAGCCGATTATGACAGCGAACAATTGGAAAGGAGATTAGTTTTGCACTCATCCTTGGAAATGCATGCATCCGAAATCTACACGAAAAAAATGTTCAAACGGTTTCAAAAGGAGCTTATGAAAAGTACATGTTACATCGTGAACAGTGTCAAAAACAATGGAACTTATATATCGAAACTGTATTTGGTTGAGAAGGCTACCCTGCCGGAGAATTGCAGAAGAAAATATCGAGTGACGGTTTTAATGTACGAAAAAATTGAATGCTCGTGTAAGAAGTTTGAACATTCCGGGATGATTTGCAAACTCATAATCCGTTATCTTGacaaaaaacaaaaaatcaaGATACCGGAAAGTCTCATCATGGGTAGGTGGACAATGAACGGCAACAAAATTGCGGGGCCTCTTCCATATGCTCCTCCCGGTATTGGTAATGATGGTGCGTCACAACCATTAAGGTATGGTGCATTGTGCAAATCTTTTCAAGATTTAGCTGCTTCCGGTAGTTGTTCTGTTTCACAGTATAAATACTTAATGGGTGTGATTGATAGAGAGAAGAGATACTTGAAAGATGCTTTTGCGGATGAAGAGCGTAGAGAAAGAACCCATGAGGCGAAAACTCAAGAGGACTACCAACATGATCCAATATTTGATCCTTCAACGTCGAAAACTAAAGGAAGGAAGAAAATAAAAAGAtataaaagtggaattaagatggCAACTTCAAAGATCAAGATCAAGCCTCGAAAGTGCAATTATTGTGGGGCGATCGGAGGAGAACATGATGCAAGAAACTGTCCCCTAAGGGAGGAGCATGATCGAAGAAATTTTTAG